Proteins from a genomic interval of Euleptes europaea isolate rEulEur1 chromosome 16, rEulEur1.hap1, whole genome shotgun sequence:
- the LOC130488374 gene encoding 2-oxoglutarate receptor 1-like, whose amino-acid sequence MDMDSEGLANFSSLQNRTTAFGSCSDERLAFEKFYIPIIYSILFLVCFPGNIIVIFVYIFKMRPWKNSTIIMLNLAITDLLYVSCLPFLIHYSINGDHWVFGGFMCTFIRFTFYFNTYSSILFLTCFSLFRFFVVVYPMSCFSIQKRRWALMASASVWVVSLLMVSPMIHFITVKERENQSICLDLTNSEDLDSIRLFNWLLTTFAFFLPLVLVTLCYTVIIYKLAQGPHTHTSFKQKARTLAIVLLAVFYVCFLPFHIFRGVRIELKIHPVSCKIEQQIRDVFTVTKSLASLNTFGNLILYVVLGDNFQHAILSICKLNLKMTKK is encoded by the coding sequence ATGGATATGGACTCTGAAGGCCTGGCCAACTTCTCCTCTTTGCAAAACCGGACGACGGCTTTCGGGAGCTGTTCGGATGAAAGGCTCGCATTTGAGAAGTTCTATATCCCCATAATTTACAGCATTCTCTTTCTGGTGTGCTTCCCCGGGAACATCATTGTCATCTTTGTATATATCTTCAAAATGAGGCCCTGGAAAAACAGTACTATCATTATGCTGAACTTGGCCATCACGGACTTGTTGTACGTGTCTTGCCTTCCGTTCTTGATACACTACTCCATCAATGGAGACCACTGGGTCTTCGGGGGATTCATGTGCACGTTCATCCGCTTCACCTTCTACTTCAACACCTACAGCAGCATCCTCTTCCTGACCTGCTTCAGCCTCTTCCGCTTTTTCGTCGTCGTCTACCCGATGAGTTGCTTCTCCATTCAGAAACGGAGATGGGCCCTCATGGCCTCTGCTTCAGTCTGGGTCGTCTCCCTGTTGATGGTCAGCCCGATGATCCACTTTATCACTGTAAAAGAAAGGGAGAACCAATCCATTTGCTTGGACCTGACCAATTCGGAAGACCTGGACAGTATACGGTTGTTCAACTGGCTCCTGACGACATTTGCTTTCTTTTTGCCTTTAGTGCTTGTGACTCTTTGCTATACTGTGATTATCTACAAGCTAGCTCAAGGGCCTCATACTCACACGTCTTTCAAGCAAAAGGCTCGCACACTGGCCATTGTCCTCCTGGCAGTCTTCTATGTGTGTTTCTTGCCCTTTCACATCTTTAGAGGGGTTCGCATCGAGTTAAAGATCCATCCTGTAAGTTGCAAGATCGAGCAGCAGATCCGGGACGTTTTTACTGTGACAAAATCCTTAGCATCATTAAACACCTTTGGGAACTTGATATTGTATGTTGTGCTGGGAGATAATTTTCAGCACGCCATTCTTTCTATCTGTAAGCTGAACTTAAAGATGACTAAAAAGTAG